From Prevotella sp. oral taxon 299 str. F0039:
CATCTTTGAGATGATAAATAAAAAGTCTGGCAATGAACCTTGCTACAACTCTGATGTGAATGTATCGCTATTTAAGTTGTGGGCACAACAAGAAGGTGCAAAAGAACCAACCTTAATGGGTATTACAACATCATGGGCTGGTATGTTCTATAGCATTCCTTTAGATCTTACTACTTCAAGTACAAAAGTTCGTTTGGGTGTTTCTGCAGTATCATTAGATATGAAACATGACTCTGAAATTGAATGGTCTGTTTATATGACAACTCCTGCTTATACTTATAACGATGCAGTTCATTGTAGTAAGAATATCATTAAGCCAGGTGAAGAGTTTAAAGTTGGTTATGTAGACCCACGTCACTCTGAAGCTGATTGGGTGCTTAAGAATGATAAAGGACAAACAGTTGCTTCTTCAACTGGTACAAAAGAATTCACAACTAGCGCACTTAAAGAAGTAGGTAACTACGACTTAGTAGTAACAGGTGATGTTCATAACGAAGCTGGAGAAAAAGAAAGAAAGGAAAGAACATTCAAAGCTTTCGTTCAAATAACAGGTAACGAAACAGGTGCTCTTCCTCAAATTCAATCGTTAACAGCTAATGGTTCAGACTCAAGAATTGACGTTCAAGCGAACCAAGCTGTAACAATGGCTTATACAGGTCGTCCTGCTAATGGTAAATTGTCAAGAGGTGTTAACCTAAAAGAAAAGGGATTCGTATTCAAAGCTTCAGAAGTTGGACTATCATCTAACAAGCAAGCATGGACAATGTCATTCTGGATCAAGTTTAATAGTATCCCAACTGGTGGTGTGCAATTCCTCGATATGCGTGATCAATATACCAAATGGCCACAAAATAACTGGGGTTGTTTCTGGTCATCATACTATCCTGCAGACAAAACTCTTAACTTCACTATCCGTGAAAACAGAAATGGTGGTACTCCAGAGCAGAAACAAAACTGGTCGGTTGAATTTGAACCAGGTGTTTGGAGCCACGTAACCATCACAATGGAAAAGGCTTCAAATGGTGTAAAAGAACATCTATACATCAATGGTAAGCCTGCAACTCCAAAGAGTTACGATTACCTTGGCAAAGGACCTGGTCTTGTTAAAGACTATATTAATACTACTGCATGGTGGGACAATAACCACTTTATGTTAGGATTTGGAAGACATCAGATTGCTGCTATTGATGGTGTGATCGATGATGTGAAGTTCTTCGACAAACAATTAAACGATACAGAGGTTGAAGCAAACATGCTTTCAAACGATAAGAATGCTGCTAACTTAAAAGCATTCTGGAACTTTGAAGATAATGCAGATGCAGAACACAAGTTTGCAAGCGTTGTAGCTGGCACAAATGTAAAATCTTATCGTTCAGGAGTTGAAGCTGGTGCAGGCGAAGGTCAAGGTGCTCTTGTTCCAGTAGAGCCTATCTACGAAGCAGGTTCACCATTCATTTCAGGTACAGCATTCTCTGTTGAAACCAAAGCTTCTTGGAAAACTCGTAAGGGTTCATTCACTGAAATAACAGGAAACGACCTCCAAGGTTCTGCAAAAGTAACTTACCCAACTGGTGGTGACTACACTGTTACTCTTACACTTGAAAACTCTTATGGTAAAGATCAACGTACATTCCAAGTGATCCACATCGACGCAACAACAGGAATCAACGAAACAAGTACCGAAGAGGTGAAGGCTTACACTGTAAACGATGACATCCTTGTTGATTGTGCACAAGCTGGTGCTTACACATTCGAGGTTTATAGCATCGATGGTATGCAAGTGCTTAGAAACAATGTGAATGTAGCTACTGGCAACACCGTACGTCTACATCTTGCTAACTCTGGCGTTTACATCCTCAAAGTGAAGAAAGAAGGTAAAACTCTACGCACTGTTAAGCTAATTAGAAAATAATCGGTAAAGTACAAATAAACGATTAACTTTAACAACTAATCACCAGTAAGCAAATGTCTTACTGGTGATTTTTTATTTACTCTCTTTTCTTTTGTTCGCAATGTCTCTGCACTCGCTTTGTTTTGCACTATACAAAAACGGCTATAATTTCGTTCTAAGCGCACAAAACACCTCTCGTTGAATACCTATCCCTCGCACTTAAATATCCTGTTGCATCGCTCTTAAACAACTTGTCAAATTACCTTAGGGCACATCCTCAGCGCACCGCTCACTTAAAAGCTATGACCTTGCACCGCAAAATAATTGCTATTGCATGGTAAAAGAATTGTTATTGCATTGTAAAATAATTGTTATTGCATTGTAAAATAATTGCTATTGCATTGTAAAATATTGGTGTTACCCGCTAAAATCTCCCACTTTTTAGGATAAGACCTAAAAAAGAGAGTATTAGTACCCAAGAGTATGTTTGACTATTAATCCAAAAAAGAGATGATGAACTTTTACGTTTCATCATCTCTTTTATAATAATCAATGAGATTATTTTACCACAAATCTTCGCTTGGATCATTGTTGGGGTCTTCCTTATTGTAGGGATCACCCCATCGGAGCCCAAAATCGTATTCTACATCGGTTTTTTTTGGAGGACTTCCTGCTAATATAAAATTCTCTTCGTGGGGATAACATGAAGTCAGAGGTGTTATATAATTTCTTTTTTTCATTTTATTCGTATGCTTTTGGTGTGTTATAGAATAAACGGATCATTCCAGAAAATTGTGGTACACCATTGTTATAAAAGTTTTTGTTTGTTCCTGTGTTATCTGTTCTCCACCAGTCAACTTTATTATTAAAGTTAAAGTACAAAGGTAAACGTGGTTTTGAACTTGGGGTTGTTATCATCTTTTCTGTATTAGCCTCTGTATTACTCCAATATATCGCACCAAATGGGAAGTTTGTTGCCGTATTTTTAATATCTTGTGGGTTGTAGTTGGCATTAAGAGCATAACCATATAAAGGCAATACACGTTGCACTTCATCTTGTAAAGGTCTTATTACTTTTCCAAACTCTGATTCATTCCAATCGCTGACATCATCAGTCCCTGTATATTTCCAATATTCATCGGTGTCAATGTCAAAGGGATCTAAAATAAAGTTTGGTCCTAAATATCTTTGTGTCAATACCATTCTTGCATTTTCTGCACCACTTTGCATATTTTCATAATCTATACGTATGGCATATTGGTATTTGTTATTTTGTAACAACGAATATTGTCCTAAATTAGCTTCAGTTCCATAAGCATTGTTTGTGTAGCTTTCGCCTTCTGTTACACCATTCTTTTGATAAGGATATGCAGTAGCCTTTTCTGCATACCAGTTGTATAAGAAGTTATTGTCTTCTAACTTACCCATTGTATGAGATGTAGGCATTTTTCTTTGTGTAACAATATGAGTGTATGTTTTATTATCACTGTTATTGTTTGCTACATATTGTGCGAACCTCACTTTTTGTTTTCCCATCTCTGCAGGTGTTACGCTTACTAATGGTTCGTTGGCTTGCATGTTGGCATAACGTGGGAAAATGGTTTGCCATTCCATTCGTGTTGGTATATGATAACCTTCAGGAATCTGTACATTAGCCATATCGTCTAACGAGAAGTTTTTAGCATCAGCATAACTATTGCTAAACGTTCCGTTAGCAGTGAGGTTTTCTTTTGCCATATAGTTCAAAGGACCTGGTTCGTAATATAGTGTTCCTCTGCATTTATATATAGCACCACTTTTTAATTGCTTCTTAGTTCCATAAACGGGAATAGATGCAAAGATAGAAACATTCTTGGGAACCTTTGTATCCCAATCTCTTGATGTAGTACCATGTAATAAGAATTGTGTTTTGTATCGGTTAATAGTAGGTAACTCTGCTTTGTCTCTTTCGCCTCGGTTACTTTCTTTAGATATAAACCAAAATAAATCTTCGTGTCCTTCAAATAAACCATTATAGAAAGATTTTTCATCGTATGCTTTTAACTCGTTGTCAAAAGGGCCCCTATCGTTTATATTATAATGTGTATAAGATAACTGACTTTCTGTTTCTCGTTTATTTGTTCCTGTCCACATAAGGTCTATTATCTTTTGGTATCCCTCGTCATTATTTTCGTTGGGTGTAGAGAAAGACTCTGCAATATAAGTAGTAGGTAATTCTGTTACTTTATTGATGTCAAAATATCCTCGTGTGTCTCCTGAACTTATCAGAGTGATATGGTGATAGTATACATTTGCATTAATTCTATTAGCCACATTAAGTCTTGCTACTGTTCCTAACATTCGCATGGCAATTGGAGTTTTGCTGTAAAATATAAGCTGATTATTTCGAGTGCGAATCACATCTACTTTTCTCCATAAAGAAGCAAAAGGAATTGTTAAAGGTTGAGGCCAAGTTACTTCTGAGCGATGAACACGTATCATACCATATGGAGCATTAACAGACATTTTGTTTACATCCATAGTTGTAGAATAAAAACATAGTGCATACCATTCTCCTTTTGTTATATCTTCAGTAGGTGAAGTTAAAAAAGTGAATTCTTGATTTATTGTTTCGCCATACTTACTATACTTTAAGTCTTCATGAGAATTTGAAGATGAACCCTTTTCTATTTCAGGAAGGTTTTTGCCATCATAATGATAGCTATTAGTAACCTCACCAGTGTTTAACTCTTCGTTTTTAAACAATCGCTTATAGAGTTTTTTTGTTTTAGCATTATAGAAACAGATGAGCAAATCACCTTTTAATGGATTTTTGCTAAAATACATATTATCATAGATATAGTTCCCGTTTGTATCAAAATAATATGGTGTGTTATCACCATCAACAGCTCTTGTTCCCTCTTTCTTTGTTGTGTCTCTCGCAAACACAAGCTGC
This genomic window contains:
- a CDS encoding LamG-like jellyroll fold domain-containing protein, whose translation is MASKKLQLLMLGCLVSPAILQAQSLKKEYIRWHNSEGDKLSATVNVWNDHGKVTDDDNFFISRVKPKTRFRNQNTQVRTELTAENDKRLVAWIPFNNPETNALPDGVFDSEVFSLWSYVSHWGDWTAPLGRIPAALMDVAHKNGVAVSSAGTVPFGGLNDDWNRELRNIGLLDGNKLANFLYYFGQDGLGYNSEWREYGSITERLRNKHIEVNKLLKDKNPIFENMWYGLTGDNGRLSYTNTLDNTFAKTFGDNENKAFSLFLNYEWNHPQRLATSVDNAKKMGRDPLYLYAGVNMQGGEPRTSSWSLLKNYNVSIGLWGAHSKNMFWESRNEKGSSEETMQRSYMLRTERYFTGGTRNPANTPEVTNAMKYNVDNKEWHGMSTWMTAKSTLSWDLTNEPFISYFNLGNGKFFNWKGERKNNNPWYNIGVQDYLPTWRWWFSSELLGRSVPESGLDAEFTWDDAYVGGSCVRVFGSNANEYLHLFKTEYNLKEGDVITFRYKHLSGSGDVKLVLTAKGSEKQAINESAFELIKNGQEIDDERWIEKSFIVGSELAGKDLALIALHFENTNNINMYLGECSIVRGTATTPQKPNFLSAKLLSFNKAGVDGKLIFEMINKKSGNEPCYNSDVNVSLFKLWAQQEGAKEPTLMGITTSWAGMFYSIPLDLTTSSTKVRLGVSAVSLDMKHDSEIEWSVYMTTPAYTYNDAVHCSKNIIKPGEEFKVGYVDPRHSEADWVLKNDKGQTVASSTGTKEFTTSALKEVGNYDLVVTGDVHNEAGEKERKERTFKAFVQITGNETGALPQIQSLTANGSDSRIDVQANQAVTMAYTGRPANGKLSRGVNLKEKGFVFKASEVGLSSNKQAWTMSFWIKFNSIPTGGVQFLDMRDQYTKWPQNNWGCFWSSYYPADKTLNFTIRENRNGGTPEQKQNWSVEFEPGVWSHVTITMEKASNGVKEHLYINGKPATPKSYDYLGKGPGLVKDYINTTAWWDNNHFMLGFGRHQIAAIDGVIDDVKFFDKQLNDTEVEANMLSNDKNAANLKAFWNFEDNADAEHKFASVVAGTNVKSYRSGVEAGAGEGQGALVPVEPIYEAGSPFISGTAFSVETKASWKTRKGSFTEITGNDLQGSAKVTYPTGGDYTVTLTLENSYGKDQRTFQVIHIDATTGINETSTEEVKAYTVNDDILVDCAQAGAYTFEVYSIDGMQVLRNNVNVATGNTVRLHLANSGVYILKVKKEGKTLRTVKLIRK